In Spirobacillus cienkowskii, a genomic segment contains:
- a CDS encoding BMP family ABC transporter substrate-binding protein, protein MPPYHLIKKARIIITILTSLYVTNNFESFANTDNNIKKPLENKKICMVLDKGGKDNHSFNESAVIGFGKALKDFNINKGSKFVEPKNDSQIAQFFRSFATSANCDLIIAIGFNPSTYLPELAQKYLDKKFLAIDTNIEDKNKNHNIRSITFQEHDGSFLVGAVAAMKSVSGKIGFIGGMDIPLIRRFETGYVAGAKYLNPKIKTTSSYVGVTHDAWNNPAKAKELALSQYNEGIDVIFQVAANSGQGVFDSAEQMNKKFNNKKAFYSIGVDSNQNWIKPDIIITSMVKRVDKAVYSSIKDFLDDKYTANHISYGLKDGGVDWALDEHNKKFYSENQIKTIQDIKEKIINGKITVPDYYEIEKK, encoded by the coding sequence GTGCCTCCTTATCATTTAATCAAAAAAGCAAGAATAATTATAACCATACTAACAAGCTTATATGTTACTAATAATTTTGAATCTTTTGCTAACACAGACAATAATATAAAAAAACCTTTAGAAAATAAAAAAATTTGTATGGTGCTCGACAAGGGAGGCAAAGACAATCATTCGTTCAACGAATCGGCAGTCATTGGTTTTGGTAAAGCACTCAAAGACTTCAATATCAACAAAGGGAGTAAATTTGTAGAACCAAAAAATGATTCTCAAATTGCCCAATTTTTTAGGAGCTTTGCAACATCAGCTAACTGTGATTTAATTATTGCAATTGGCTTTAATCCATCAACATACCTACCAGAACTTGCACAAAAATACCTTGATAAAAAATTTCTTGCTATAGATACGAACATCGAAGACAAAAACAAAAATCACAACATCCGTTCTATTACATTTCAAGAACATGATGGCTCATTTTTGGTTGGTGCCGTTGCAGCAATGAAGTCGGTTTCAGGAAAAATAGGTTTTATTGGAGGCATGGATATTCCACTTATTCGCAGGTTTGAAACAGGTTATGTCGCTGGCGCTAAGTATTTAAATCCTAAGATAAAAACAACTAGCTCATATGTGGGCGTGACCCATGACGCTTGGAATAATCCGGCCAAAGCAAAAGAACTTGCACTTTCGCAATACAACGAAGGAATTGATGTCATTTTTCAAGTTGCGGCAAACTCAGGACAAGGTGTATTTGATTCTGCTGAGCAAATGAATAAAAAATTTAATAATAAAAAAGCTTTTTACTCTATTGGAGTTGACTCAAATCAAAACTGGATTAAGCCAGATATAATTATTACAAGTATGGTAAAAAGAGTAGATAAAGCAGTTTACAGTAGTATAAAAGATTTTTTAGACGACAAATACACCGCAAACCACATTTCATATGGATTAAAAGATGGAGGAGTAGATTGGGCTTTAGATGAACATAACAAGAAATTTTATTCTGAAAATCAAATAAAAACAATTCAAGATATTAAAGAAAAAATAATTAATGGAAAAATTACCGTTCCTGATTATTATGAAATTGAAAAAAAATAA
- a CDS encoding BMP family lipoprotein, whose product MKTSNFIKVLIVSQLIYFNFLSYGNTSSSSLEKNPKICLVLDKGGKDDKSFNQSAYEGFVKAQKELKISKDSKFVTVREDSQSQQFMRSFSSGECALIIAVGFNNSDTVGKIAKKFPNQKYILVDSNINEPNIRSISFQEHEGSFLVGAIAAMKSKSKQIGFIGGMEIPLIKRFALGFESGAKYIDPKIKTTVTYVGITSSAWNNPTKAKELAMSMYNQGSDVIFVAAGGSSQGVFDAVMEVNKKQSKKFIIGVDSNQNYIAPGLVLTSMEKKVDLKVFEAIQDYLNNKFTTGVIRYGFSDGGIDWSLDSHNKSLFNNEEIHKINKIKHGIIDNEIEVPDYYKTSKN is encoded by the coding sequence ATGAAAACATCAAATTTTATAAAAGTACTTATCGTTTCTCAACTTATTTATTTTAATTTTTTGTCTTACGGAAATACTTCAAGCTCATCTTTAGAAAAAAATCCTAAAATTTGCCTTGTTCTTGATAAAGGTGGTAAGGATGACAAATCCTTCAACCAATCAGCTTATGAAGGTTTTGTCAAAGCACAAAAAGAATTAAAAATCTCTAAAGATAGCAAGTTTGTTACAGTTAGAGAAGATTCACAATCTCAGCAATTCATGCGGTCATTCTCTTCTGGAGAGTGTGCGTTAATCATCGCAGTTGGGTTTAATAACTCAGATACGGTCGGTAAAATTGCAAAAAAATTTCCTAATCAAAAATATATATTAGTGGATTCTAATATTAATGAACCGAACATAAGATCAATATCATTTCAAGAACATGAAGGTAGTTTTCTTGTTGGAGCGATTGCAGCAATGAAATCAAAGTCTAAACAAATTGGCTTTATTGGGGGAATGGAAATTCCTTTAATTAAAAGATTTGCCTTAGGTTTTGAATCAGGGGCAAAATATATTGATCCAAAAATTAAAACCACAGTAACTTATGTAGGAATAACTTCTAGCGCTTGGAATAACCCAACAAAAGCAAAAGAGCTCGCTATGTCTATGTACAATCAAGGTTCTGATGTCATATTTGTTGCAGCAGGAGGCTCATCTCAAGGTGTGTTTGATGCTGTTATGGAAGTTAATAAAAAACAATCAAAAAAATTTATTATTGGAGTAGACTCTAACCAAAATTATATTGCGCCAGGTCTTGTCCTTACAAGTATGGAGAAAAAAGTTGATTTAAAAGTATTTGAAGCAATTCAAGATTATTTAAACAATAAATTTACAACTGGTGTTATTAGATATGGTTTTTCAGACGGTGGTATTGATTGGTCGTTAGATAGTCATAACAAATCATTATTTAATAATGAAGAAATTCATAAAATAAATAAAATAAAACATGGAATTATTGATAATGAAATTGAGGTTCCAGATTATTATAAAACGAGTAAAAACTAA
- a CDS encoding alpha/beta hydrolase: protein MIYFKITFIISILFLIQSCNHLFYHPNSRIYTDPKIFNLNYNEINILTEDKVNLNGWIIYANTKKPIASILHFHGNSQNITSHFLYSSWLSNYGFDIIIFDYRGFGKSSGKPTRDGLIKDGIAALNWTKKNSRTAENFILGQSLGGAVAIPAYVQNSVPSIKAIILDSTFSSYRRIARQKAGDFFITWPFQWPLSFLVSDDWSPIDSISQIQIPIISIHSLNDPIVPFDLGKELYSQINSKKDFWEIPQEGHCSALIQKDSTYRKKLINFLCNQLPKKEEICNIN, encoded by the coding sequence ATGATTTATTTTAAAATTACTTTTATTATTAGTATTTTGTTTTTAATACAAAGCTGCAATCATTTATTTTATCACCCCAATTCTAGGATTTATACAGATCCTAAAATATTTAATCTAAATTATAATGAAATAAACATATTAACAGAGGATAAAGTTAATTTAAATGGTTGGATAATTTATGCTAATACAAAAAAGCCCATTGCATCAATTCTACATTTTCATGGCAATTCTCAAAATATTACAAGTCATTTTTTATACTCAAGTTGGCTATCTAACTATGGTTTTGACATTATAATTTTTGATTATAGAGGTTTTGGTAAATCTTCTGGAAAACCCACAAGAGATGGTTTGATTAAAGATGGTATAGCAGCATTAAATTGGACCAAAAAAAATTCCAGAACCGCTGAAAACTTTATATTAGGGCAAAGCTTAGGAGGCGCGGTTGCAATTCCTGCCTATGTACAAAACTCTGTTCCAAGTATTAAAGCAATAATTTTAGATAGTACTTTCTCATCTTACAGAAGAATAGCTCGGCAAAAAGCTGGGGATTTTTTTATAACCTGGCCCTTTCAATGGCCTTTAAGCTTTCTTGTGTCTGACGATTGGAGCCCTATTGATTCAATATCTCAAATTCAAATTCCAATTATTTCTATTCATAGTTTGAATGACCCCATTGTCCCATTTGATCTTGGTAAAGAGCTTTATAGTCAAATTAACTCAAAAAAAGATTTTTGGGAGATTCCTCAAGAAGGGCATTGCTCTGCATTAATTCAAAAAGATAGTACCTATAGAAAAAAACTTATAAATTTTTTGTGTAATCAGCTGCCTAAAAAAGAAGAAATATGCAATATTAACTAA
- a CDS encoding ABC transporter permease, with protein sequence MEWINLLSSIFGATIRMSAPLIFAALGGLFSERSGIINIALEGKMLAGAFTAAAVTTLTHSPFLGFLCGGLAGMVMSAIYGLFVINFKSNQIVTGTAITILAAGSVPFIAQLLFQNTGSTPEIPMDNRFIHGPIIAAWVIIGLTWVWFKYTPYGMWHKFAGEHPDALQTSGIDVIRTRWSGILLSGFLAGLGGATLSICLSSSYTRNMTAGRGYMALAALIVGGWKPLAAAFACLAFGFFDALGITLQGIQIPKSIFEFQILNHIWNFVVSPQFIQIIPYILTIVIVAGFVGKSRPPKALGQPYLRNR encoded by the coding sequence ATGGAATGGATTAACCTTTTATCTTCAATCTTTGGTGCTACAATTCGCATGTCAGCCCCTCTTATATTTGCAGCCCTAGGAGGCTTATTTAGTGAGCGTAGTGGTATTATTAACATTGCCTTAGAAGGTAAAATGTTAGCTGGTGCATTTACTGCAGCCGCAGTGACAACCCTCACGCACTCACCATTTCTAGGCTTTTTATGTGGAGGTCTAGCCGGCATGGTTATGTCAGCTATCTATGGGCTTTTTGTAATAAATTTTAAATCGAATCAAATTGTAACAGGAACAGCCATAACAATCCTAGCTGCTGGTAGCGTTCCATTTATAGCTCAGCTATTATTTCAAAATACAGGCTCAACTCCTGAAATACCAATGGATAACAGATTTATTCATGGACCAATTATAGCTGCTTGGGTTATAATTGGTCTTACTTGGGTTTGGTTTAAATACACACCTTATGGAATGTGGCATAAGTTTGCCGGTGAGCATCCTGATGCTTTGCAAACATCAGGAATAGATGTGATTCGAACAAGATGGAGTGGTATACTATTATCTGGTTTTCTAGCAGGTCTTGGAGGAGCAACCTTGTCGATCTGTTTATCAAGTAGCTACACAAGAAACATGACTGCAGGGCGTGGATATATGGCTCTTGCAGCATTAATCGTTGGTGGATGGAAACCTTTAGCGGCTGCATTTGCTTGTTTGGCTTTTGGATTTTTTGATGCATTGGGGATTACTTTACAAGGAATTCAGATTCCTAAATCCATTTTTGAATTTCAAATATTAAACCATATCTGGAACTTTGTTGTCTCTCCCCAATTTATCCAAATTATACCTTATATTTTAACTATCGTGATTGTCGCAGGTTTTGTTGGTAAAAGTCGTCCTCCAAAAGCTTTAGGTCAGCCTTACTTAAGAAACAGATAG
- a CDS encoding cob(I)yrinic acid a,c-diamide adenosyltransferase, with protein sequence MSIIKVYTKTGDNGTTGLADGSRTSKDDLRINSFGTIDELNSVIGICRQNIQQISKKEQKVINNWLLAIQNDLFNIGSDLATPIQARWQNMVLITSHDVTQLEKMIDYCQNLLKPLQEFVLPGGTLLNSYLHLARTVCRRAERIIVKLSKEKEINLFIIHYINRLSDFLFVLSRWVQSLLKIDEVKWDKNMGVRSIFLDHSK encoded by the coding sequence GTGAGTATTATTAAAGTTTATACAAAAACAGGTGATAATGGTACAACTGGGCTAGCCGATGGGAGCCGAACATCAAAAGATGACTTAAGAATAAATAGTTTTGGCACAATTGATGAATTAAATAGTGTTATTGGTATTTGTAGACAAAATATACAGCAAATTTCTAAAAAAGAGCAAAAAGTAATTAATAATTGGTTACTAGCAATTCAAAATGATCTGTTTAATATTGGTTCTGATTTAGCTACTCCTATTCAAGCTCGCTGGCAAAACATGGTACTTATAACAAGTCATGATGTAACTCAACTTGAAAAAATGATAGATTATTGTCAAAATTTACTGAAACCTTTACAAGAATTTGTTTTGCCTGGCGGAACGCTTCTAAACTCATACTTACATCTAGCTCGTACCGTTTGTCGTAGGGCCGAACGAATAATTGTAAAACTCTCAAAAGAAAAAGAGATCAATCTGTTTATTATTCACTATATTAATAGACTTTCAGATTTTTTATTTGTTTTATCTCGTTGGGTGCAAAGTTTACTTAAAATAGATGAAGTAAAATGGGATAAAAATATGGGAGTACGCTCTATTTTTTTAGATCACTCTAAATAA
- a CDS encoding fumarylacetoacetate hydrolase family protein — MDKIVCVGKNYSDHAKELGDAIPDKPVLFLKPKSILRAAIDHEELELSIPTNSSSLHYEAEIVLRLDKGGYQLDLKDAEKAIGAVSVGLDMTLRDLQTVQKKNGHPWTTSKVFPDSAIVGPWLRLSEFSNYLDEKFTFSLDDKIKQESFGKHMIMNPVECVSYISKFFPLVAGDLIFTGTPAGVGPVSSGQRGVLSFGSIRYSVIWSS; from the coding sequence ATGGATAAAATTGTTTGTGTTGGCAAGAATTATAGCGATCATGCTAAAGAGTTGGGAGACGCTATACCAGATAAACCAGTTCTTTTTTTAAAGCCGAAAAGTATTTTAAGAGCCGCCATTGACCATGAAGAGCTTGAGTTGTCTATTCCTACGAATTCTAGTTCGCTGCATTATGAGGCTGAAATAGTTTTAAGGCTTGATAAAGGTGGGTATCAGCTTGATCTTAAAGATGCCGAAAAAGCAATTGGCGCTGTTTCTGTTGGTTTGGATATGACTCTTCGAGATCTACAAACAGTTCAAAAAAAGAATGGTCACCCTTGGACAACAAGTAAGGTGTTTCCGGATAGCGCAATTGTTGGGCCATGGCTAAGGCTTTCTGAGTTTTCTAATTATTTAGATGAAAAATTTACGTTTTCATTAGATGACAAAATTAAACAAGAAAGTTTTGGAAAACATATGATTATGAATCCCGTAGAGTGTGTTTCGTATATTAGCAAGTTTTTTCCATTGGTGGCGGGAGATTTGATATTTACTGGGACTCCTGCAGGGGTTGGTCCTGTTAGTTCTGGTCAAAGAGGCGTATTAAGTTTTGGTTCAATTCGTTATTCGGTTATTTGGAGTTCGTAA
- the tadA gene encoding tRNA adenosine(34) deaminase TadA → MADHNHFMTRCLDLARNAAAIGEVPVGAIIVDSNKNIITEAHNLRETNKTATAHAELIAIEKACQSRSQWRLQDCTLYVSLEPCFMCAGAIILARIPRVVFAASDPKAGAVGSLFNVLNDSRLNHRCEVIAGVCSEESSRLLKSFFQERRKKSGCSCGT, encoded by the coding sequence ATAGCTGACCATAATCACTTTATGACAAGATGCCTTGATTTAGCTCGAAATGCCGCAGCTATTGGTGAGGTCCCTGTTGGCGCCATTATTGTAGATTCTAATAAAAATATTATTACAGAAGCGCATAATCTTAGAGAAACAAATAAAACGGCCACCGCTCATGCAGAACTCATTGCAATAGAAAAGGCCTGTCAATCTCGGTCGCAATGGCGTCTTCAAGACTGTACCCTTTACGTTTCGCTTGAGCCATGTTTTATGTGTGCAGGGGCTATAATTCTTGCAAGAATACCTAGAGTTGTGTTTGCGGCTTCAGACCCTAAAGCAGGTGCTGTTGGGTCATTATTTAATGTATTGAACGATAGTCGTTTAAATCATAGATGCGAAGTCATTGCTGGTGTATGCTCTGAGGAGTCTTCTCGGCTATTAAAATCATTTTTTCAAGAGCGTAGAAAAAAATCGGGTTGCAGCTGTGGGACTTAA
- a CDS encoding sugar phosphate nucleotidyltransferase, whose amino-acid sequence MEIQKILKEKTIGVVLAAGMGKRMKSDIPKVAHVLYGKPLLIWAMHALIDTGIDKIVIVIAPTQTVVEELIKNHQFPSHITIKLAYQDMPLGTGHAARCGIEAVSKYFVQEADLETNILIAYGDTPAVSSVTFQEFIYFHLQQKNYFTILAFKTKNPFGYGRIITDKNGNFLEICEEKDCTEEQKTILLCNSGFLCGNYFQFQKILPQLKNENASKEYYLTDVPILASKLDGKVGYLISKNEEELLGINSQEQLKEMELKFQKKFLNAK is encoded by the coding sequence GTGGAAATACAAAAAATTCTTAAAGAAAAAACTATTGGAGTTGTGCTTGCTGCAGGAATGGGTAAAAGAATGAAATCTGATATTCCTAAGGTAGCACATGTACTGTATGGTAAACCTCTTTTAATTTGGGCAATGCACGCATTGATTGATACTGGTATTGATAAAATTGTTATAGTTATTGCTCCAACTCAAACAGTGGTTGAAGAGTTGATTAAAAATCATCAATTTCCAAGTCACATAACAATAAAATTAGCATATCAAGACATGCCATTAGGAACAGGGCATGCTGCACGCTGTGGCATAGAAGCGGTATCTAAATATTTTGTGCAAGAAGCAGATTTAGAAACAAATATACTTATTGCTTATGGAGATACGCCTGCTGTTAGTAGTGTAACTTTTCAAGAGTTTATATATTTTCATCTACAACAAAAAAATTATTTTACTATATTGGCATTTAAAACAAAAAATCCTTTTGGCTATGGTAGAATTATAACTGATAAAAATGGAAATTTTTTAGAAATTTGCGAAGAAAAAGATTGCACTGAAGAACAAAAAACAATTCTACTTTGTAATTCTGGATTTTTATGTGGTAATTATTTTCAGTTTCAAAAGATATTGCCGCAATTAAAAAATGAAAATGCCTCCAAAGAATATTATTTAACAGATGTTCCTATATTAGCAAGTAAACTTGATGGTAAAGTTGGTTATTTAATTAGTAAAAATGAAGAAGAACTTTTGGGGATAAATTCCCAAGAACAATTGAAAGAAATGGAATTAAAATTTCAAAAAAAATTTTTAAATGCGAAATGA
- a CDS encoding ABC transporter ATP-binding protein, which yields MKTKCNNSESNIAVEFKKVKKTFGNVVANDNISFSVKKGTIQALVGENGAGKSTAMKILFGLYKEDEGEILVNGKPQHWNSPKDAIKNGIGMVHQHFMLAENVTGLDNIILGDESHTLLLPYIPTPFNFIDRKKAKLEIETIAKKYGLNVPLNIKISKLPVGMQQRIEILKLLYRNAEILILDEPTAVLTPIEVNELFENLRKLKEEGKTIIIVTHKLKEVLNFTDNIVIFRSGKVVGEMRTSEATEEKIASMMVGRNVNLYPNIPSNKNVGNPVLEINNVTLKNYQTKDSKRNLLHEVSLTVKAGEIVGIAGVEGNGQSELIDIIFHPQKYFGKKISSHHPATGDIYLLGKAIKHKKSSQMLDLIVGLIPEDRHKNGLLLNMSAEENYILGRHWEKKFRFGFLQKIKEIQKTVAQEMIQYDVRPRNSKLNASGFSGGNQQKIIIAREFGKEPKLIVAANPTRGVDIGAIEYIHKQIVAERDKGVGVLLISSELDEIITLSDRIVVMYGGSIVAEYNRNEANEHTLGLAMCGGLPNSYRGNSK from the coding sequence ATGAAAACTAAATGTAATAACTCAGAGTCAAATATAGCAGTAGAGTTCAAAAAAGTTAAAAAAACTTTTGGCAATGTTGTCGCTAACGATAATATTAGTTTTTCTGTTAAAAAAGGAACAATTCAGGCTTTAGTTGGCGAAAATGGTGCGGGAAAATCCACTGCAATGAAAATATTGTTTGGATTGTATAAAGAAGATGAAGGAGAAATTTTAGTTAATGGAAAACCACAACACTGGAATTCGCCTAAGGATGCCATCAAAAACGGCATTGGTATGGTTCATCAACACTTTATGTTAGCAGAAAATGTTACTGGTTTAGATAACATTATACTTGGCGATGAATCACATACTTTGCTTCTTCCTTATATTCCAACACCATTTAATTTTATTGATAGAAAAAAAGCAAAATTAGAAATAGAAACTATAGCTAAAAAATATGGGTTAAATGTTCCATTAAACATTAAAATTTCAAAGCTTCCTGTTGGTATGCAGCAGCGAATAGAAATATTAAAACTTCTTTATAGAAACGCAGAAATTCTGATACTAGATGAACCTACTGCAGTATTAACCCCTATCGAGGTGAATGAACTATTTGAAAATCTTAGAAAGCTTAAAGAAGAAGGTAAAACAATAATTATTGTTACACATAAACTTAAAGAGGTTTTAAATTTTACTGATAATATTGTTATTTTTCGCTCAGGTAAAGTTGTAGGAGAAATGAGAACTTCTGAAGCAACTGAAGAAAAAATTGCTTCTATGATGGTTGGAAGAAATGTAAATTTATATCCTAATATTCCTTCAAATAAAAATGTCGGAAATCCTGTTTTAGAAATAAATAACGTTACATTAAAAAACTATCAAACCAAAGATTCCAAAAGAAATTTGCTTCATGAAGTTTCTCTTACTGTAAAGGCCGGTGAAATTGTTGGCATAGCTGGTGTTGAAGGAAATGGGCAATCAGAGCTTATTGATATTATTTTTCATCCACAAAAATATTTCGGAAAAAAAATTTCTTCTCATCATCCTGCCACTGGTGATATTTACCTTCTAGGTAAAGCAATAAAACATAAAAAAAGCTCACAAATGTTGGATTTAATTGTTGGTTTAATTCCAGAAGACAGACACAAAAACGGTTTATTACTTAATATGTCAGCTGAAGAAAATTATATTTTAGGCAGACATTGGGAAAAGAAATTTAGATTTGGTTTCCTACAAAAAATTAAAGAAATTCAAAAAACAGTTGCACAAGAAATGATACAATATGACGTAAGACCAAGAAATTCAAAACTTAATGCTTCTGGATTTTCTGGGGGAAATCAACAGAAAATAATTATTGCACGTGAATTTGGAAAAGAACCCAAATTAATTGTAGCTGCAAATCCTACCCGTGGCGTTGATATAGGCGCAATTGAGTATATTCATAAACAAATCGTTGCCGAAAGAGATAAAGGAGTAGGAGTATTATTAATTTCTTCAGAATTGGATGAAATTATAACACTATCAGACAGAATTGTTGTGATGTATGGCGGAAGTATTGTGGCTGAATACAATAGAAATGAAGCAAATGAACACACGCTCGGTCTTGCAATGTGTGGTGGTTTACCAAACTCTTACAGGGGGAATTCAAAATGA
- a CDS encoding ABC transporter permease codes for MNIIRPILATIIALVIGLLITSFAGENPVEVFLIFAKSGFGSAYDFGMTLTYSMPLILTGLSVAVAFKAKMFNIGAEGQLTIGALAAASVGVLFPNVPQLFAPLFAGICAALAGGFWGSIAGYLKAKRGAHEVIITIMLNFIAAGIASYVTVYLLKDPNTQNPQTLPIDKNYVLESFNFFQGAPVTSALFLSIIIALLTWLFLYRTPLGYEIRCVGDNESAASTAGISISKTQILSMFIAGAISGLVGVGEILGRSECFKLDFSPGYGFTGIAVAFLARGNPIAIIFSGLLFGALQKGSSDLEIYTQNVTSDLALVLQAFIILAVSADGLWEKLLTKKRLKKHGMD; via the coding sequence ATGAATATCATTCGCCCCATTTTAGCTACCATTATTGCCTTAGTAATTGGATTACTTATTACTTCTTTTGCTGGAGAAAATCCTGTTGAAGTTTTTTTAATCTTTGCAAAATCTGGTTTTGGATCAGCTTACGATTTTGGAATGACTTTAACATACAGTATGCCGCTTATTCTTACTGGTTTATCTGTTGCTGTCGCATTTAAAGCCAAAATGTTTAACATTGGCGCAGAAGGACAACTAACAATAGGTGCCTTAGCAGCAGCTTCTGTAGGTGTACTCTTTCCTAATGTTCCGCAACTTTTCGCTCCTTTATTTGCTGGTATTTGTGCAGCACTTGCAGGCGGTTTTTGGGGAAGTATTGCAGGATATTTAAAAGCCAAAAGAGGCGCTCATGAAGTTATAATTACTATTATGCTAAACTTTATAGCTGCAGGAATTGCAAGTTATGTAACAGTATATCTACTTAAAGACCCCAACACTCAAAATCCTCAAACCTTACCAATTGATAAAAATTATGTGCTCGAATCTTTTAATTTCTTTCAAGGTGCTCCTGTTACATCTGCCTTATTTTTATCAATAATTATTGCTTTATTAACTTGGCTATTTTTATATAGAACTCCTCTTGGTTATGAAATTCGATGTGTAGGTGATAATGAATCAGCAGCTTCTACAGCAGGAATCAGTATTTCTAAAACTCAAATTTTGAGCATGTTTATTGCCGGTGCAATTTCTGGACTTGTTGGCGTAGGAGAAATATTAGGACGCTCAGAATGTTTTAAACTTGATTTTTCTCCGGGATATGGTTTTACAGGAATTGCGGTCGCATTTCTTGCTAGAGGAAATCCAATTGCGATCATTTTTTCGGGTCTTTTATTTGGAGCTCTTCAAAAAGGTTCTAGTGATCTTGAAATTTACACCCAAAATGTAACATCTGATCTCGCTTTAGTACTTCAAGCTTTTATTATTCTTGCTGTATCTGCTGATGGATTGTGGGAAAAATTGTTAACTAAAAAAAGGCTCAAGAAACATGGAATGGATTAA